From Paenibacillus sp. V4I7, one genomic window encodes:
- a CDS encoding LysR family transcriptional regulator has product MELLQLKYFLAVARLEHVTEAARSLHVTQSSLSKTIQRLEEDLGVPLFDRIGRKLRLNEFGSRFLRRAEKALFELEQGKQELSDLSSPEYGTLELAVTTASTLPNILREFRKKQPYIQFHVQMLTTLEMVTLLHRGEVDFCLSSPPIQGDDIECQIVFIDPILVAVPKGHRLADRRSVSLTELRDEWFVGVKRGYGTRDLVDSICKSVGFVPKYVYEGDEPARLSTLVEAEIGIAFIPSTARFSQEHIIYLQVENHELVREIALLWHRSRYISRAALEFREVVVEYFETLSKQTI; this is encoded by the coding sequence ATGGAACTTCTTCAACTGAAATATTTTCTCGCGGTAGCTCGTTTGGAACATGTGACCGAAGCTGCACGAAGTCTGCACGTTACTCAATCGTCACTAAGCAAAACGATTCAACGCTTGGAGGAGGATTTAGGGGTCCCTCTTTTCGATCGAATAGGGAGGAAGCTACGTTTGAATGAGTTCGGAAGCAGATTCCTTCGGCGTGCAGAAAAGGCTTTGTTTGAATTAGAACAGGGGAAGCAGGAGCTTAGCGATTTATCTAGCCCGGAATACGGCACACTCGAATTGGCGGTGACCACAGCAAGCACGTTACCAAATATCCTTCGAGAGTTTCGGAAAAAGCAGCCCTATATCCAATTTCATGTGCAAATGCTGACCACTCTGGAAATGGTTACGCTTCTCCATAGAGGAGAGGTCGATTTCTGCTTGTCCTCACCTCCTATACAAGGGGACGACATTGAATGTCAAATCGTGTTCATCGACCCGATCCTTGTAGCTGTTCCAAAAGGGCATCGGCTGGCAGACCGACGTAGCGTATCCTTGACAGAACTAAGGGATGAATGGTTTGTCGGTGTAAAAAGAGGCTACGGTACTCGCGATCTAGTGGACTCTATATGCAAATCGGTTGGATTTGTACCTAAATATGTGTATGAGGGAGATGAACCTGCAAGGCTAAGCACTCTTGTGGAAGCCGAAATTGGCATAGCCTTCATACCAAGCACGGCAAGGTTTTCACAGGAACATATCATATATCTCCAAGTAGAGAATCACGAATTGGTACGGGAAATAGCTTTATTATGGCACAGGAGTCGATATATTTCGCGGGCTGCTCTGGAGTTCCGTGAAGTCGTTGTAGAATATTTTGAGACGTTATCCAAACAGACAATTTAA
- a CDS encoding response regulator transcription factor: MDKIIHILVVEDDNDINQLLCKILKKSGYFPQAAYSGTEALIYLERQEWDMVLLDLMLPGLTGEELLVKILEQNSIPVIVISAKEEQQTKVATLRIGADDYITKPFDIEEVSARIDSHLRRYKRLASIAPSNRIKYKDISLDKDTKVVTINHNEVLLTAREFSILELFISFPKKVFSKANLFESVWEDTFVGDDNTINVHISNLRNKLSKANPEEDYIETLWGMGYRLK, encoded by the coding sequence ATGGATAAGATCATTCACATTTTAGTAGTTGAAGATGATAATGACATTAACCAACTACTATGCAAAATTTTAAAGAAAAGCGGTTATTTCCCTCAAGCTGCCTATTCCGGAACGGAAGCCCTGATTTATTTGGAAAGACAGGAATGGGACATGGTATTGCTTGATTTAATGCTTCCGGGTCTGACAGGAGAGGAGCTCCTTGTTAAAATACTCGAACAGAATTCGATACCTGTTATCGTAATCTCGGCTAAAGAAGAGCAACAGACGAAAGTTGCAACCCTTCGCATCGGGGCAGATGATTATATAACGAAGCCATTTGATATCGAAGAGGTATCGGCTAGAATTGATTCTCATTTAAGAAGGTACAAACGTTTGGCCAGCATTGCTCCAAGCAATCGAATCAAGTACAAGGACATTAGTTTGGACAAAGATACGAAGGTCGTAACCATCAACCACAATGAAGTGTTACTAACCGCAAGAGAATTTTCAATTCTAGAGCTTTTCATATCCTTTCCGAAAAAAGTATTCTCTAAAGCGAATTTATTCGAGAGCGTATGGGAGGACACCTTTGTGGGGGATGACAACACCATCAACGTACATATCAGCAATCTAAGAAACAAACTATCCAAAGCGAATCCCGAAGAGGACTACATAGAAACATTATGGGGAATGGGGTACCGCCTCAAATGA
- a CDS encoding ABC transporter ATP-binding protein — protein MSEYVLQSNNLTKIYKAEHALNRVNMSIKKGAIYGFIGQNGAGKSTLIRIASGLAFPTEGSIELFGRREAEELSEARKRIGSIIESPALYPHMTARENLETHRLLKGIPGKACIEKTLTLVGLQDTGRKKAKNFSLGMKQRLGLAIALLGDPEFLILDEPTNGLDPMGVVEMRELLKKLNRENGITILISSHILSELHLLATHFGIIHKGKLLEQLSAKDLNEKCQHYLHIKVNDIGKAAAVIEEELATSEFEVMPDGTIKLYQFVDTPGKVSVLLTAAGLVIEQFMPMGEDLEGYFTSRIGGEQNE, from the coding sequence ATGAGTGAATATGTATTACAGTCCAATAATTTGACTAAGATCTACAAGGCGGAACATGCGCTTAATCGAGTGAATATGTCCATTAAAAAAGGTGCCATTTACGGTTTTATTGGTCAAAATGGTGCGGGCAAATCGACTTTGATCCGTATCGCCAGTGGGTTGGCTTTTCCGACAGAGGGTTCCATCGAATTGTTTGGTAGGAGGGAAGCAGAGGAACTGAGCGAGGCGAGGAAACGAATCGGATCGATCATTGAAAGTCCGGCTTTATATCCGCATATGACAGCTCGAGAAAATTTAGAGACGCATAGGCTTCTAAAAGGGATTCCGGGCAAAGCTTGCATCGAGAAAACCCTAACATTAGTCGGACTCCAAGATACGGGGAGGAAGAAAGCAAAAAACTTCTCTTTAGGGATGAAGCAGCGTCTAGGACTGGCAATTGCCCTACTTGGAGATCCGGAGTTCCTGATTCTAGACGAACCGACGAATGGCTTAGATCCGATGGGGGTTGTTGAAATGCGAGAGCTCCTCAAAAAGCTCAATCGCGAAAACGGGATTACCATTTTAATCTCCAGCCATATACTAAGCGAGCTTCATCTACTGGCTACCCACTTTGGTATCATTCATAAAGGGAAGCTCCTAGAACAGTTATCAGCCAAAGATCTGAATGAGAAATGTCAGCATTACCTGCATATTAAAGTGAATGATATTGGGAAAGCAGCTGCCGTTATCGAAGAGGAGCTAGCTACTTCTGAATTTGAGGTTATGCCGGATGGGACGATCAAGCTATACCAATTTGTAGATACGCCTGGCAAAGTTTCTGTGCTATTAACAGCTGCAGGACTGGTCATCGAACAATTCATGCCGATGGGTGAAGATTTGGAAGGTTACTTTACCAGCCGAATTGGAGGTGAGCAGAATGAATAA
- a CDS encoding ABC transporter permease, producing MNNLIQSEWYKLRMDPSFRTLILIIVSLSLFWPLFQYFDHIADGETQATGIEMFMDAISGNPNIFKIALCVLAGFFISSEYSTGVMKSIASSGNRRGRIFTAKLLVFSLGTVILALIFPVINMTVSTLFSGFGELPGEAGFIYVIRTIGLTILCVTALASIATLFATLMAESGKTIAITIVLFLSIDLLFGIVGQYIPFIRNLYEYTVFKQLYDVGTVAPEGGQLLRMIGVPVMTFACFGFIGAWAYRRKEIK from the coding sequence ATGAATAATCTCATTCAATCAGAATGGTATAAGCTGCGAATGGATCCGTCGTTCCGAACGCTCATTCTTATTATAGTGAGCCTCTCTTTATTTTGGCCATTGTTCCAGTACTTTGACCATATTGCGGATGGGGAGACACAAGCAACAGGAATTGAGATGTTCATGGATGCCATTTCAGGGAACCCGAATATTTTTAAAATAGCGCTCTGCGTACTGGCAGGCTTCTTTATTTCAAGTGAGTACTCCACGGGAGTCATGAAAAGCATTGCTTCAAGCGGGAATAGAAGAGGCAGGATTTTTACGGCAAAATTATTGGTATTCAGTCTAGGTACCGTCATACTTGCGCTTATATTCCCTGTTATCAACATGACTGTTAGTACGCTGTTCTCCGGATTTGGCGAGTTGCCGGGTGAAGCGGGCTTTATATATGTCATCCGAACGATTGGACTTACCATTCTATGCGTCACAGCGCTTGCTTCAATAGCCACATTGTTTGCTACGCTTATGGCCGAAAGTGGTAAAACCATTGCCATTACGATCGTGCTATTCTTAAGCATTGACCTCCTCTTTGGTATAGTGGGTCAGTATATCCCTTTCATCCGAAATTTGTATGAATATACAGTGTTCAAGCAGCTGTACGATGTGGGGACGGTTGCACCAGAAGGTGGGCAGCTGCTTCGGATGATAGGGGTGCCGGTGATGACTTTTGCCTGTTTCGGTTTTATTGGCGCATGGGCGTATCGTCGGAAAGAAATTAAGTAA
- a CDS encoding sensor histidine kinase KdpD, whose amino-acid sequence MVIVAVVIAAAALIRLYLLKKEMKRIHHQLHDYNHGLTGKKIDLVFLERDLEQLAGEINNLMDLVADAKSLRRRTEYELKQSISNISHDLRTPLTSILGYIQLLESNQLSEEEKQEYVSIAKSRTKRLQVLLNEFFELSVIESMDYELRMAKVDIAALIPDILLGFYDRMNEHNREAIIQLPEEKIVLNTDESAIKRVVENLITNAIHHSNGPIWISMEMLKSTVVLSIRNEAKHLTPSDLNILFDRFYTADRSRSGKGTGLGLFIARSLMVKMNGELTAELLGDHLVMKCEWKLNKQI is encoded by the coding sequence GTGGTTATAGTTGCAGTTGTCATTGCGGCCGCTGCTCTCATTCGCTTATATCTGTTGAAGAAAGAAATGAAGCGAATTCATCATCAGTTACACGACTACAATCATGGATTAACGGGGAAAAAAATCGACCTCGTTTTTTTGGAACGCGACCTCGAACAACTAGCGGGGGAAATTAACAACCTAATGGATTTGGTAGCAGATGCGAAATCGCTCAGAAGACGGACGGAGTACGAACTGAAACAGAGTATTTCGAACATTTCACACGACCTGCGAACGCCGTTAACTTCCATTCTCGGGTATATTCAGCTGCTGGAATCCAATCAATTGTCCGAAGAGGAGAAGCAAGAATATGTGTCGATTGCCAAAAGCCGAACCAAGAGGCTGCAGGTGCTGCTGAACGAGTTTTTCGAGTTATCTGTTATCGAATCTATGGATTATGAGCTAAGGATGGCGAAGGTGGATATAGCCGCCTTAATCCCTGATATTTTATTGGGCTTCTACGATAGGATGAATGAACACAATAGGGAGGCGATCATTCAACTTCCCGAAGAAAAGATCGTCTTGAATACGGATGAATCTGCCATAAAGCGTGTGGTTGAAAATCTGATCACCAATGCGATTCATCATTCCAATGGACCAATCTGGATCAGCATGGAGATGCTGAAGTCGACGGTTGTATTGTCCATTCGCAACGAAGCTAAACATTTGACACCAAGCGATTTGAACATCCTGTTCGACCGATTTTATACGGCTGATCGATCTCGATCAGGCAAAGGAACAGGACTGGGACTATTTATTGCAAGAAGCCTAATGGTCAAAATGAATGGAGAGCTGACCGCAGAGTTACTCGGGGATCATCTTGTCATGAAATGCGAGTGGAAGTTAAATAAACAAATATGA
- a CDS encoding GRAS family protein, producing the protein MGLSFPRHRDVADGKLISIGPLERMIIMTLLQLPSYEKLRSLLLESMVDGGGTVARTQLARFAETLEIEENPGDMLPYLFAAALMKRLDPVRNEQMNLYLRKYDVPQITLFNLLAQKYPLVANASRLANSLLARYVHPGEPVSFLEIGIGTGRQIVSLLQELALQDRRPSLIELFAIEPNEQCLQQAQENVMQAAESCGIRVAFHPIPYEVERMPDEIWSRLAVGGSMLVNASFALHHIRDTHVGSAGKNGVLRKLCSLRPAVVVMCEPDSDHQTSDAISRFVHCWEHFSLVFELIDSLDIPSEQKRALKVFFGREIEDIIGNSEHLRCERHESTTDWIKPFMSGFSPNPDMNGLSLHIPRVVSSASDEWYIGLGAGDINLVSVICAVPKKG; encoded by the coding sequence ATGGGACTGTCCTTCCCAAGACATCGGGACGTTGCGGATGGTAAGCTTATTAGCATTGGACCACTAGAAAGGATGATAATAATGACGCTTTTGCAATTACCTTCTTACGAGAAGCTCCGGTCATTGCTGCTCGAATCGATGGTTGACGGAGGCGGAACGGTTGCCCGGACGCAGCTTGCCCGTTTCGCGGAGACATTGGAGATCGAGGAGAATCCGGGCGATATGCTGCCTTATTTATTCGCCGCGGCCCTGATGAAGAGGCTGGACCCCGTGAGGAACGAACAAATGAACCTCTACTTGCGGAAGTACGATGTTCCGCAGATCACGCTGTTTAATTTGCTAGCGCAAAAATATCCTTTGGTCGCAAACGCTTCGCGCCTTGCGAACAGCCTGCTGGCCCGCTATGTCCATCCCGGCGAACCTGTTTCGTTCCTGGAGATCGGGATTGGCACCGGACGTCAAATCGTATCGCTACTGCAGGAGCTGGCTCTTCAAGATAGACGCCCTTCGTTGATTGAGCTGTTTGCGATCGAACCGAACGAACAGTGCTTGCAGCAAGCGCAGGAGAACGTTATGCAAGCCGCCGAAAGCTGCGGAATCCGCGTCGCTTTTCATCCGATTCCGTACGAAGTCGAGAGAATGCCCGACGAGATTTGGAGTAGGTTGGCCGTAGGTGGCAGCATGCTTGTCAATGCTTCCTTCGCGCTGCACCACATTCGCGATACGCATGTGGGATCGGCAGGCAAGAATGGCGTATTACGCAAGCTTTGCTCGCTTCGTCCGGCCGTCGTCGTCATGTGCGAGCCGGATTCGGACCATCAGACGTCCGATGCGATCAGCCGGTTTGTCCATTGTTGGGAGCATTTCTCCCTAGTGTTCGAATTGATCGATTCGTTGGATATACCGTCAGAACAAAAGCGCGCGCTGAAAGTTTTCTTCGGTCGTGAGATCGAGGACATTATCGGAAACTCTGAGCATTTGCGCTGCGAACGGCATGAGTCAACGACCGATTGGATCAAGCCGTTCATGTCCGGTTTCTCGCCGAACCCGGACATGAACGGCTTGTCCCTGCACATACCCCGGGTCGTATCGAGCGCCTCGGATGAATGGTACATCGGTCTGGGCGCCGGAGACATCAATCTCGTTTCCGTTATTTGCGCCGTTCCGAAAAAAGGCTAA
- a CDS encoding CBO0543 family protein translates to MIKVGRSMHLTLALITILTAWRWSDWRNWRQFHSSMLYTTAAGFLYEFLTSWDQALWVFHPDFLYNQSVTIIIYAVVTIPLSILLYLSRYPKTIGKQIGHTCLWIGIYVCAEVILFVSGRITYQNGWNMGYSVIFDMIMFPMIKLHHSRPLIVYIISIPIVYGLLFFFHIKLI, encoded by the coding sequence ATGATAAAGGTAGGTAGATCCATGCATCTTACTTTAGCTTTAATTACCATACTAACAGCATGGCGATGGTCCGATTGGAGGAATTGGAGGCAGTTCCACTCTTCTATGTTATACACTACTGCAGCTGGATTCTTGTATGAATTTTTAACTAGCTGGGATCAAGCATTGTGGGTCTTTCACCCAGATTTCTTATACAACCAATCTGTCACAATTATTATTTATGCTGTTGTCACAATTCCACTTTCAATCTTGCTTTATCTATCTAGATACCCCAAAACAATTGGAAAGCAAATTGGACACACATGCCTATGGATCGGCATCTATGTTTGCGCAGAAGTCATATTATTTGTATCAGGCAGGATAACTTATCAAAATGGATGGAATATGGGTTATTCAGTTATCTTTGATATGATAATGTTTCCAATGATTAAACTACATCACTCTCGGCCACTAATAGTGTACATAATCTCCATTCCCATTGTTTATGGTCTACTATTCTTTTTCCATATTAAGCTCATATAA
- a CDS encoding mandelate racemase/muconate lactonizing enzyme family protein: protein MQIHKIETFPLLYRLPKPYGDANGIKAYRTCYLIRITTNTGIEGWGECVDWLPTLQKGFHERIIPYLIGKSVTDRSNLVSTLKKWHSRSSAAVSMALTEIMAKSCGISVCDLWGGKFREKVPVYASFQSYSEEADWKDHSLRIIEKVLNQGFDKIKLKIGGKSISEDQQHIVLVQTLLQGKINLALDANQSYDVNATLRWQSLLETWPNFLWFEEPLKLRYIAEYALLRNRLFAPLAGGENIENAADYIPILNQNALDYITPDPLHIAGIDSYREALNLARSFGIRVTPHTYDGALSRLYAIFAHANLEPWSKMGTDSIEPLEWDVMDNPFAKLVPVRPLNGEVAIPSGSGIGIEIDLDILAFYHWDGSNYV, encoded by the coding sequence TTGCAAATTCATAAAATCGAAACATTTCCACTCTTATATCGTCTTCCCAAACCATATGGAGATGCCAACGGTATAAAAGCCTACCGCACCTGTTATCTGATCCGAATAACGACCAACACTGGTATCGAAGGTTGGGGTGAATGCGTCGATTGGCTGCCAACCTTGCAAAAAGGCTTTCACGAACGAATCATTCCTTATTTGATCGGTAAGTCAGTCACTGACAGAAGCAATTTAGTTTCGACTTTGAAAAAATGGCATTCCCGCTCGTCTGCAGCCGTGAGTATGGCTTTAACCGAGATTATGGCCAAATCATGCGGTATATCGGTGTGTGACCTTTGGGGAGGTAAGTTTCGAGAGAAAGTGCCCGTCTATGCCTCATTTCAATCCTATTCGGAAGAAGCAGATTGGAAAGATCATTCCCTAAGGATTATTGAAAAGGTACTCAATCAAGGATTTGATAAAATCAAATTAAAGATAGGCGGAAAATCAATCTCCGAGGATCAACAACATATCGTTTTAGTTCAGACCTTGTTACAAGGTAAGATTAATTTGGCTTTGGACGCCAATCAAAGTTATGACGTAAATGCTACTTTACGCTGGCAGTCTCTACTTGAAACTTGGCCCAATTTTCTATGGTTTGAAGAGCCGCTGAAGCTCCGATACATTGCTGAATACGCATTGTTAAGAAACCGTTTGTTTGCTCCTTTAGCCGGCGGCGAGAATATTGAAAATGCAGCAGATTACATTCCTATTCTTAACCAGAATGCTTTGGATTATATTACTCCAGATCCTCTGCATATAGCTGGAATAGACAGTTATAGGGAAGCATTAAACTTAGCAAGAAGTTTTGGGATTCGCGTAACGCCACATACTTATGACGGAGCGTTATCACGATTATACGCTATTTTTGCTCATGCCAATTTGGAGCCTTGGAGCAAAATGGGAACGGACTCAATCGAACCTCTGGAATGGGACGTAATGGATAATCCTTTTGCTAAATTGGTCCCGGTTCGTCCATTGAATGGGGAAGTCGCTATTCCAAGTGGTAGTGGAATCGGCATCGAGATCGATCTTGATATACTTGCATTTTATCATTGGGACGGGAGCAATTATGTATAG